A DNA window from Haliovirga abyssi contains the following coding sequences:
- a CDS encoding ArnT family glycosyltransferase, which translates to MSKKIKYFFWIVLILCSVYNIFLPLHPDEAYYWVWSKHLQLSYFDHPPMVAYLISIFTFFSNNEFFVRLGTVISMGVTGIIIFKLSKKIFSGKVAEKALIIFLLLPLTQAGFIVMTPDSPLILFWGVTLYSAYIYIFEEKSKYAYLTGLFGGLLLVSKYTGVLLLVSIFLFLIFSKYKKLFLKKEIYIAILIAILVFSGVIYWNYINDWVSFKFQFSHGVSEKKVLKLNSFFEFLGGQIGIFNPIFFIGLIYYLTKDYMKNIKDNKFKYLFITFVFTLLFFLYNSLFKKAEANWAAPAYIAGTILIAYFIEINNKRKLYISGIILSFIFIVILRFPEILPLPKRAVLKNKFYGYNKLFKPVKKYLNKDMLLFGDSYQNSSEAGYYLDKVDGLYSLPDSRYSMYNIWLKNDKKNGKLDNKKSIIIIENNDLKRLKKYFNNLKLLEEINYKDKYVNRRYYVYEGKYYSEKKETIK; encoded by the coding sequence ATGAGCAAAAAAATTAAATATTTTTTTTGGATAGTTCTAATATTGTGTTCAGTTTATAATATATTTTTACCATTACATCCAGATGAAGCTTATTATTGGGTTTGGAGTAAACATCTTCAGCTGTCATATTTTGATCACCCACCAATGGTAGCGTATCTTATTTCAATTTTCACATTTTTTTCAAATAATGAATTTTTTGTGAGACTTGGGACAGTAATTTCAATGGGAGTAACAGGAATTATTATATTTAAGCTTTCTAAAAAAATATTTTCAGGAAAAGTTGCAGAAAAAGCATTAATTATATTTTTATTGTTACCTTTAACACAAGCAGGTTTTATAGTTATGACACCTGATTCGCCTTTAATACTATTTTGGGGAGTTACTTTATATAGTGCATACATATATATTTTTGAAGAAAAATCAAAATATGCTTATTTGACAGGTCTATTTGGTGGATTATTATTAGTTTCTAAATATACTGGAGTATTATTATTAGTTTCGATATTTTTATTTCTTATTTTTTCTAAATATAAAAAATTATTTTTAAAAAAAGAGATTTATATTGCAATTTTAATTGCGATTTTAGTTTTTTCTGGAGTAATATATTGGAATTATATTAATGACTGGGTATCTTTTAAATTTCAATTTTCACATGGAGTTTCTGAAAAGAAAGTTTTGAAATTAAATAGTTTTTTTGAATTTTTAGGTGGTCAAATTGGAATTTTTAATCCGATATTTTTTATTGGGTTAATCTACTATTTAACAAAAGATTATATGAAAAATATAAAAGACAATAAATTTAAATATTTATTTATAACATTTGTATTCACTCTTCTGTTTTTCTTATATAATTCATTATTTAAAAAAGCTGAAGCAAATTGGGCAGCACCTGCATATATAGCAGGAACAATTTTAATTGCATATTTTATTGAAATTAATAATAAAAGAAAATTATATATATCTGGAATTATTTTATCATTTATATTTATTGTAATATTAAGATTTCCAGAAATATTACCATTGCCTAAACGAGCAGTTTTGAAAAATAAATTTTATGGATATAACAAACTGTTTAAGCCTGTAAAAAAATATTTGAATAAAGATATGTTACTATTTGGAGATTCATATCAAAATAGTTCTGAGGCTGGATATTATTTGGATAAAGTTGATGGATTATATAGTTTACCAGATTCTAGATATTCAATGTATAATATATGGCTAAAGAATGATAAAAAGAATGGTAAATTAGATAATAAAAAATCGATTATTATTATTGAAAATAATGACTTAAAAAGGCTGAAAAAATATTTTAATAATTTGAAATTATTAGAAGAGATAAATTATAAAGATAAATATGTAAATAGAAGATATTATGTTTATGAGGGGAAATATTATTCAGAAAAAAAAGAAACTATAAAATAA
- a CDS encoding polyprenol monophosphomannose synthase, which produces MSISKKKALIIIPTYNESQNIEKLLEEIYNQKNDINILIVDDNSPDKTYEIIENLMKDKYNKKLFLLKRAGKLGLGTAYIEGFRWALKNEYDYIFEMDADFSHNPIYIPKFLEEIENNDLIIGSRYVNDGGVKNWGIIRKIVSRGGSLYAKIILGLPLNDITGGFKCFKKEVLENMDLDRIKSNGYSFQVELNYITYLKGYKIKEVPIIFEDRTLGKSKMSKKIFLEAILMVWWMRFNRRFLKNI; this is translated from the coding sequence ATGAGTATATCAAAAAAAAAGGCATTAATAATAATACCAACGTATAATGAAAGTCAAAATATAGAAAAATTATTAGAAGAAATTTACAATCAAAAAAATGATATAAATATATTAATAGTAGATGATAATTCGCCAGATAAAACATATGAAATAATAGAAAATTTAATGAAAGATAAATATAATAAAAAATTATTTTTATTAAAAAGAGCAGGGAAGTTAGGACTAGGAACAGCTTATATAGAAGGATTTAGATGGGCTTTAAAAAATGAATATGATTATATATTTGAAATGGATGCTGATTTTTCACATAATCCTATTTATATCCCTAAATTTTTAGAAGAGATAGAAAATAATGATTTAATCATTGGAAGTAGATATGTAAATGATGGCGGAGTAAAAAATTGGGGAATAATTCGAAAAATAGTTAGTAGAGGCGGGAGCTTATATGCAAAAATAATATTAGGATTACCGTTAAATGATATAACAGGTGGATTTAAATGTTTCAAAAAAGAAGTATTAGAAAATATGGATTTAGATAGAATTAAATCAAATGGATATTCTTTTCAAGTTGAGCTTAATTATATAACATATTTAAAAGGATATAAAATAAAAGAAGTTCCTATAATATTTGAAGACAGAACATTAGGAAAATCTAAAATGTCTAAAAAGATATTTTTAGAAGCAATATTAATGGTATGGTGGATGAGATTTAATAGAAGATTTCTAAAAAATATTTAA
- a CDS encoding GtrA family protein — translation MLKKIMKLFIKFGIVGISGVIVNMIVYSILIFMNINYLIAATISFFIAVTNNFIWNNIWTFKGKAEHKSFKRKYFSFLLISGINFIVNILVLRLLVENFSINKILSQLIGIGVASTLNFLGNYFIVFKEKNQDYGE, via the coding sequence ATGTTAAAAAAAATTATGAAACTATTTATAAAATTTGGAATAGTTGGAATAAGTGGAGTAATTGTAAATATGATAGTTTATTCAATATTAATATTTATGAATATAAATTATTTAATAGCTGCTACAATTTCATTTTTTATTGCTGTTACAAATAATTTTATATGGAATAATATATGGACTTTTAAAGGAAAAGCAGAACATAAGAGCTTTAAGAGGAAATATTTTAGTTTTTTATTAATAAGTGGAATAAATTTTATTGTAAATATATTAGTTCTTAGGTTATTAGTTGAAAATTTTAGTATAAATAAAATTTTATCTCAATTAATTGGAATTGGTGTGGCAAGTACATTAAATTTTTTAGGGAATTATTTTATAGTATTTAAGGAAAAGAATCAAGATTATGGAGAGTGA
- a CDS encoding MtnX-like HAD-IB family phosphatase: protein MKNRKDMINKKNKEDKIMILIDFDKTITNKDSTDELVRIYNEDEVLNTQKSFQNKEINIKEYLSKLLGLLELSEEEFKIDIVKNVEVDRYFVEFLNFVKLKKYEYRIVSAATCENIDAVLEYNNIFIDKNKIYSNNLIFEDNKLKVEFPYEKNCGFCGICKKSILGKYKDMKYKIIYIGDGSSDICASGYADILFAKKGYGLEKYCIAENIDYYGYKNFRNIIEKLEESII, encoded by the coding sequence ATGAAAAATAGAAAAGATATGATTAATAAAAAAAATAAAGAAGATAAAATAATGATTTTAATAGATTTTGATAAAACAATTACTAATAAAGATTCAACAGATGAATTAGTAAGAATATATAATGAAGATGAAGTTTTAAATACTCAAAAGAGTTTTCAAAATAAAGAGATAAATATAAAAGAATATTTGTCAAAATTATTAGGTTTATTAGAATTATCAGAAGAAGAATTTAAAATAGATATTGTGAAAAATGTAGAAGTTGATAGATATTTTGTTGAATTTTTAAATTTTGTAAAATTAAAAAAATATGAATATAGAATAGTTAGTGCTGCAACTTGTGAAAATATAGATGCAGTATTAGAGTATAACAATATTTTTATAGATAAAAATAAAATTTATAGCAACAATTTAATTTTTGAAGATAATAAATTGAAAGTTGAATTTCCATATGAAAAAAATTGTGGATTTTGTGGTATTTGTAAAAAAAGTATATTGGGAAAATATAAAGATATGAAATATAAAATTATATATATTGGAGATGGAAGTTCTGATATATGTGCTAGTGGATATGCAGATATTTTATTTGCAAAAAAAGGATATGGGTTAGAAAAATATTGTATAGCTGAAAATATAGATTATTATGGATATAAAAATTTTAGAAATATAATAGAAAAGTTAGAAGAGAGCATAATTTAA
- the hisD gene encoding histidinol dehydrogenase, with protein sequence MEIRRYNKNLKDVLQLLEGRFTIDEKYEIIVKDILSDVKKNGVDTIVKYTQKFDSASFKKEDLKVTEKEIEEAYKEIDGEFLEAIKEAKANIEKFHKKQLRNSWLDYGDNGEALGMKITPLKRVGLYVPGGQGGNTPLVSSVLMNGVPAIVAGVKELVIATPVNNENKINPYLLVTADIIGIKDIFKMGSAWGIGALAYGLEGVLEPVNKIVGPGNIYVTVAKKILYGTVDIDMIAGPSEILIIADENGNEKFLAADFLSQAEHDKMAASILITTSEELAKKVEKEVQNQLDKLERKEIAGESIKNNGHIIVVDNLNEAFELSNAIAPEHLELEIENPFEYISKVENAGAIFLGKYTPEPVGDYFAGPNHVLPTNMTAKFYSPLNVDDFIKKTSILYYPKELLMAKADKIIRIAEVEGLTAHANSIKVRTDEK encoded by the coding sequence ATGGAGATTAGAAGATATAATAAAAATCTAAAAGATGTTTTGCAATTACTGGAAGGTAGATTTACAATTGATGAAAAATATGAAATTATTGTGAAAGATATTTTAAGTGATGTAAAAAAAAATGGAGTAGATACTATTGTAAAATACACTCAAAAATTTGATTCTGCTAGTTTTAAAAAAGAAGACTTAAAAGTTACTGAAAAAGAGATTGAAGAAGCTTATAAAGAAATTGATGGCGAATTTTTGGAAGCTATAAAAGAGGCAAAAGCAAATATAGAAAAATTTCATAAAAAACAATTAAGAAATTCTTGGCTGGATTATGGAGATAATGGAGAAGCTTTGGGAATGAAAATAACTCCATTAAAAAGAGTTGGATTATATGTACCAGGTGGACAAGGTGGAAATACACCATTAGTATCATCAGTATTAATGAATGGAGTTCCTGCAATAGTGGCAGGAGTAAAAGAGCTTGTAATAGCAACTCCTGTAAATAATGAAAATAAAATTAATCCATATTTATTAGTTACAGCAGATATTATAGGAATAAAAGATATATTCAAAATGGGAAGTGCTTGGGGTATCGGAGCTTTGGCATATGGATTAGAAGGAGTATTAGAACCAGTAAATAAAATAGTAGGTCCTGGTAATATTTATGTTACAGTTGCAAAAAAAATATTATATGGAACAGTTGATATAGATATGATCGCAGGGCCTAGCGAGATATTAATTATTGCAGATGAAAATGGTAACGAAAAATTTTTAGCAGCAGATTTTTTATCACAAGCAGAACATGATAAAATGGCAGCTTCTATTTTAATAACTACATCTGAAGAGTTAGCAAAAAAAGTAGAAAAAGAGGTTCAAAATCAATTAGATAAATTAGAAAGAAAAGAGATTGCAGGAGAAAGTATTAAAAATAATGGACATATAATTGTAGTTGATAATTTAAATGAAGCTTTTGAATTATCAAATGCTATTGCACCAGAACATTTAGAATTAGAGATAGAAAATCCATTTGAATATATTTCAAAAGTAGAAAATGCAGGAGCAATATTTTTAGGAAAATATACACCTGAACCAGTAGGAGATTATTTTGCAGGTCCAAATCACGTATTACCTACAAATATGACTGCAAAATTTTATTCGCCGTTAAATGTAGATGATTTTATAAAGAAAACATCAATTTTATATTATCCGAAAGAGCTTTTAATGGCAAAAGCTGATAAAATAATAAGAATTGCAGAAGTAGAAGGACTTACAGCACATGCAAATTCTATAAAAGTTAGAACAGATGAAAAATAG
- a CDS encoding pseudouridine synthase has protein sequence MEKIRINKYLSSIGVDARRKIDELIKNKKVRINGKIAELGDRVNPKEDKIEVNGKIVKEEKKDLVCYMLNKPAKVLSAAKDDRGRKVVVNLIDDKQKLFPIGRLDYETEGLILITNNGEIFNKVIHPREKVYKTYIARVKGEIKNKDISLLTNGVYLDDGKTLPAKVELLSIKKNISEVKISIREGKNRQVRRMFDKIGHKVLHLKRVAIGELKIKNLKIGEYRKLSKKEIGKIMGE, from the coding sequence ATGGAAAAAATAAGAATAAATAAATATTTATCATCTATTGGAGTAGATGCACGTAGAAAGATAGATGAATTGATAAAAAATAAAAAAGTAAGAATAAATGGAAAAATAGCAGAATTAGGAGATAGAGTTAATCCTAAAGAAGATAAAATTGAGGTAAATGGAAAAATAGTAAAAGAAGAAAAAAAAGATTTAGTATGTTATATGCTAAATAAACCAGCAAAAGTATTATCTGCAGCAAAGGATGATAGAGGTAGAAAAGTGGTAGTTAATTTAATAGATGATAAGCAAAAATTATTTCCAATAGGGAGATTAGATTATGAAACAGAAGGACTTATTTTAATTACTAATAATGGAGAAATATTTAACAAAGTGATACATCCAAGAGAAAAAGTATATAAAACGTATATAGCTAGAGTAAAAGGAGAAATTAAAAATAAAGATATTAGTTTGTTGACAAATGGAGTGTATTTAGACGATGGAAAGACATTACCAGCAAAAGTTGAACTTTTATCAATAAAGAAAAATATATCAGAAGTAAAAATAAGCATAAGAGAAGGTAAAAATAGACAAGTAAGAAGAATGTTTGATAAAATAGGACACAAAGTCTTACATTTAAAAAGAGTAGCAATAGGAGAATTAAAAATTAAAAATTTAAAAATAGGGGAATATAGGAAACTTAGTAAAAAAGAGATTGGGAAGATAATGGGAGAATGA
- the scpB gene encoding SMC-Scp complex subunit ScpB gives MKQELKNKLEAILFLSGEGLEIGDLAKFFGISKIAIKKILNEIKEEKKSSGLEVKFYGDTIVQLTTNFKYGETINNFFNPAQAPKKLTNAAMETLAIIAYNCPITKTEIENIRGVNVEKVLRTLEEKNLVRICGKKEAIGNPNLYEITEDFFGYVGIDKIEELPKYGEVKKWKK, from the coding sequence ATGAAGCAAGAATTAAAAAATAAATTAGAAGCTATTTTGTTTTTATCAGGAGAAGGGTTAGAAATAGGCGATTTAGCAAAATTTTTTGGGATTTCAAAGATAGCTATAAAAAAAATATTAAATGAAATAAAAGAGGAGAAAAAAAGTAGTGGTTTAGAGGTTAAATTTTATGGAGATACTATAGTTCAATTAACTACAAATTTTAAATATGGAGAAACAATAAATAATTTTTTTAATCCAGCTCAAGCTCCTAAAAAGCTTACTAATGCTGCTATGGAAACATTGGCAATAATTGCATATAATTGTCCAATTACTAAAACGGAGATAGAAAATATTAGGGGAGTAAATGTAGAAAAAGTTTTAAGAACTTTAGAAGAAAAGAATTTAGTAAGAATTTGTGGTAAGAAAGAGGCAATAGGAAATCCAAATTTATATGAAATTACAGAAGATTTTTTTGGATATGTTGGAATTGATAAAATAGAAGAACTACCAAAATATGGAGAGGTAAAAAAATGGAAAAAATAA
- a CDS encoding cyclic nucleotide-binding domain-containing protein, with protein MATKIDINMFLISLLIIVLIYFTFIIINIFIKSKLKTNRLRNPLILILIGVSTKIFFTFNILNVNMKVINSIIYSLILFSTIKILDYMFKEIYFVKLNNKVPKLMNDIATGIIYFVTFFMILKIELGIDLTPLLTTSAVLSMVIGLALQDTLTNFISGIVINLEKPFKIGDWVLVNEVEGKVVETNWRTTKILTFDNDFLIIPNGNIVKNSIINFYYPTTSHILNLYLGTSYNDPPNKVKKVILDVIKDIKGILLVPLPQIRLIKYNDFSVDYEVRIWISDYGNKKTIENSLMTHIWYAFRREGIKIPYPIRESYIHRAQDNIKYEVEIKKHDILKEIEFFNRMNDEILEKISNKLEKIVYGKNETIVKQGNKGDSFYIIYSGEVSVLIDTEKVAELKKGDFFGEMSLFTGKEITATVVALEDVELLKLNKESFSEIIKENKELAEMLSDIITKRELENEEKKIGNLKLGKKTEREKKRIADKKKKGIFDNIVKFFNL; from the coding sequence ATGGCAACTAAAATAGATATAAATATGTTTTTAATATCACTTTTAATAATAGTTTTGATATATTTTACATTTATTATTATAAATATTTTTATAAAATCAAAATTAAAAACAAATAGATTAAGAAATCCATTAATATTAATATTAATAGGAGTTTCAACAAAAATTTTTTTTACATTTAATATTTTAAATGTAAATATGAAAGTTATAAATTCAATAATATATAGTTTGATACTATTTTCAACTATAAAAATATTGGATTATATGTTTAAAGAGATCTATTTTGTAAAATTAAACAACAAAGTACCTAAGTTAATGAATGATATAGCAACTGGTATAATATATTTTGTAACATTTTTTATGATTTTAAAAATAGAATTAGGAATAGATTTGACACCATTATTAACTACTTCGGCAGTTCTTTCAATGGTTATAGGTTTAGCACTGCAAGATACACTTACTAATTTTATATCAGGGATAGTTATAAATTTAGAAAAACCATTTAAAATAGGAGATTGGGTATTAGTTAATGAAGTAGAGGGAAAAGTAGTTGAAACCAATTGGAGAACAACTAAAATTTTAACATTTGATAATGATTTTTTAATTATTCCAAATGGAAATATTGTTAAAAATTCAATAATTAATTTTTATTATCCAACAACAAGCCACATTTTAAATTTATATTTGGGGACATCATATAATGACCCACCAAATAAAGTAAAAAAAGTAATATTAGATGTAATAAAAGATATAAAAGGAATATTATTAGTTCCATTACCTCAAATTAGATTGATAAAATATAATGATTTTTCAGTTGATTATGAAGTTAGAATATGGATAAGTGATTATGGAAATAAAAAAACAATAGAAAATTCATTAATGACACATATATGGTATGCTTTTAGAAGAGAAGGGATAAAGATACCTTATCCAATTAGAGAATCATATATACACAGAGCACAAGATAATATAAAATATGAAGTTGAAATAAAAAAACATGATATATTAAAAGAGATAGAATTTTTTAACAGAATGAATGATGAAATATTAGAAAAAATATCAAATAAACTGGAAAAGATAGTTTATGGAAAAAATGAAACAATTGTAAAGCAGGGAAATAAGGGAGATTCTTTTTACATAATATATTCAGGAGAAGTTTCAGTTTTAATTGATACAGAAAAAGTTGCAGAATTAAAAAAAGGTGATTTTTTTGGAGAAATGTCACTTTTTACCGGAAAAGAGATTACAGCAACAGTTGTAGCCTTAGAAGATGTAGAACTTTTAAAACTAAATAAAGAAAGTTTTTCTGAAATAATAAAAGAAAATAAAGAGTTAGCAGAGATGTTAAGTGATATAATTACAAAAAGAGAATTAGAAAATGAAGAGAAAAAGATTGGAAATTTAAAATTAGGTAAAAAAACTGAAAGAGAGAAAAAAAGGATTGCAGATAAAAAGAAAAAGGGAATATTTGATAATATAGTTAAATTTTTTAATTTATAA
- a CDS encoding sensor domain-containing diguanylate cyclase, with amino-acid sequence MKKVIKYIIFSIVIILSFALFFEKSIKKNITNLLLSQTKMFVEAKTPTLIKNINNRSILEFKENYNLSKVFYMENGKIKYSSLITEIGKKYKLKKIPEISREEFLKKGSWLKDKDKLLYYIPIESYGFLVININLKNEYQRYKKIENYILEMLIYSLIIVFMLVFLYYLYNFYHPMNELKKFIYRFRNPLENGAFDKKFPDKFNGDFNEVTSLFNTFLNKIYSKIDMIEADRKAMRRTYELMKLKNTQLLSLYEFANDLSFDIELEKIYVKIKEIMTGIMNSGVVIILLKDEKQELNVEYLYGVSKYENKIDKNSIEKIAEKYGKTIRVKDAYNDKRVDFSKMVKQDQEKLQEFTITPLSTNGEVIGFLIVDKIFNKKLKNIEEVTTLNSIGEITARAIKKALKYKEMNVGLNMASILYKITTLVETNEDLYEIFKMIIQSIKRVVDYSSAAIYLINSKNELEEVPEYREGEKDELLESIEFKLGKGMKAVVAQRKDTIIIRDVSKSTKGLQEMFKASNEHIASFASVPMLIENRLVGVINLTHDQANKFREEDKMILKLFANQAASTIEKIKKDRKIEKLLAKVTNESITDPLTQLYNRRYMMRRLGEEIARGKRENVAVSLIGIDIDFFKKFNDTYGHQIGDLVLKHVGIQIKKSLRVIDIPCRYGGEELFVILPNTNMQGAYKTAERIRYNIENMKLKHKNLILNVTVSVGVSIYPTNALDSESLIKTTDLALYKAKESGRNRVIVYGN; translated from the coding sequence ATGAAAAAAGTAATTAAATATATTATATTTTCAATAGTTATAATTTTAAGTTTTGCACTATTTTTTGAAAAAAGTATAAAAAAAAATATAACAAATTTATTATTATCTCAAACAAAAATGTTTGTAGAAGCAAAAACTCCTACATTAATAAAAAATATAAATAATAGATCTATTTTGGAATTTAAAGAAAATTATAATCTTAGCAAAGTGTTTTATATGGAAAATGGAAAAATAAAATATTCTTCTTTAATAACAGAAATTGGTAAAAAGTATAAATTAAAAAAAATACCTGAAATATCAAGAGAAGAATTTTTAAAAAAGGGAAGTTGGCTAAAAGATAAAGATAAATTATTATATTATATTCCAATAGAATCATATGGATTTTTAGTGATAAATATTAATTTGAAAAATGAATATCAAAGATATAAAAAAATAGAAAACTATATATTAGAAATGTTAATATACAGTTTGATAATAGTATTTATGTTAGTCTTTTTATACTATTTATATAATTTTTATCATCCAATGAATGAATTGAAAAAATTTATTTATAGATTTAGAAATCCTTTAGAAAATGGAGCTTTTGATAAAAAGTTCCCTGATAAATTTAATGGCGATTTTAATGAAGTAACATCGTTATTTAATACATTTTTAAATAAAATATATAGTAAAATTGATATGATTGAAGCAGATAGAAAAGCTATGAGAAGAACATATGAATTAATGAAATTAAAAAACACGCAATTATTATCTCTTTATGAATTTGCAAATGATTTGTCATTTGATATTGAATTAGAAAAGATATATGTAAAAATCAAGGAAATAATGACAGGCATAATGAATAGTGGAGTTGTAATAATATTATTAAAAGATGAAAAACAAGAGTTAAATGTAGAATATTTATATGGTGTAAGCAAATATGAGAATAAAATAGATAAAAATAGTATTGAAAAAATAGCAGAAAAATATGGAAAAACTATAAGAGTAAAAGATGCTTATAATGATAAGAGAGTTGATTTTTCTAAAATGGTAAAACAAGATCAGGAAAAATTACAGGAATTTACAATAACACCATTATCTACAAATGGAGAAGTAATAGGATTTTTGATTGTGGATAAAATATTTAATAAAAAATTGAAAAATATTGAAGAGGTTACAACATTAAATTCAATAGGAGAGATAACAGCAAGAGCAATAAAAAAAGCTTTAAAATATAAAGAGATGAATGTTGGATTAAATATGGCATCTATTTTATACAAAATAACTACACTTGTAGAAACTAATGAAGATCTATACGAAATATTTAAAATGATAATACAATCTATAAAAAGAGTTGTAGATTATAGCTCTGCAGCGATTTATTTAATAAATTCTAAAAACGAATTAGAAGAGGTACCTGAATATAGAGAAGGAGAAAAAGATGAGCTTTTAGAAAGTATAGAATTTAAATTAGGGAAAGGGATGAAAGCAGTAGTTGCCCAAAGAAAAGACACAATAATAATAAGAGATGTAAGTAAAAGTACAAAAGGGTTACAAGAGATGTTTAAAGCGAGTAATGAGCATATAGCTTCTTTTGCATCTGTGCCAATGTTAATAGAAAATAGATTAGTTGGAGTTATAAATTTAACTCACGATCAAGCAAATAAATTTAGAGAAGAAGATAAAATGATACTTAAATTATTTGCAAATCAAGCAGCATCAACAATAGAAAAAATAAAAAAAGATAGAAAAATAGAAAAACTTTTAGCTAAAGTTACAAATGAGTCTATTACAGATCCATTAACTCAATTGTATAATAGAAGATATATGATGAGAAGATTAGGAGAAGAGATAGCAAGAGGAAAAAGAGAAAATGTGGCAGTTTCATTAATAGGAATAGATATAGATTTTTTTAAAAAATTTAATGACACTTATGGACATCAAATTGGCGATTTAGTGTTAAAACATGTAGGAATTCAAATAAAGAAAAGTTTGAGAGTAATAGATATACCTTGTAGATATGGTGGAGAAGAACTGTTTGTAATACTACCAAATACAAATATGCAAGGTGCATATAAAACAGCAGAAAGAATAAGATATAATATTGAAAATATGAAATTAAAACATAAAAATTTAATTTTAAATGTAACTGTAAGCGTTGGAGTTTCAATATATCCTACAAATGCTTTAGATAGTGAGAGTTTGATTAAAACAACAGATTTAGCATTATATAAAGCTAAAGAGAGTGGAAGAAATAGGGTGATAGTTTATGGCAACTAA
- a CDS encoding rod shape-determining protein, with protein MKISINRLLGFFSEDIGVDLGTANTLFYVKHKGIVLNEPTVIAINNKNKSVCAVGNNAKKMIGKTPKNIDALRPLKDGVIADYEVTEKMLKEFFKIVSKKKLFTNPRVVICVPAGVTQVEKRAVMDVAKEAGSREVYLIEEPMAAAIGAGLDIFEPHGNMIVDIGGGTTEIAVISLGGVVQTHSLRVAGDKLDDAIVEYVKKKHNLLIGNKTAEDIKVNVATAEKDDKEIFYEVRGRNILSGLPRNIKVSSKEIGEAISDLVYRIVEEVHVILEKTPPELSADIYQKGLVLAGGGALIKNLDKKISQEIEIPVLVAENPLECVVTGIGKLLEDFEYYKGVLISPETDY; from the coding sequence ATGAAAATAAGTATAAATAGATTGTTAGGATTTTTTTCTGAAGATATAGGAGTGGATTTAGGAACTGCAAATACACTTTTTTATGTAAAACATAAAGGAATTGTATTAAATGAACCTACAGTAATAGCTATAAATAACAAAAATAAAAGTGTGTGTGCTGTAGGAAATAATGCGAAAAAAATGATTGGGAAAACTCCTAAAAATATAGATGCGTTAAGACCATTAAAAGATGGAGTAATAGCAGATTATGAAGTTACAGAAAAAATGTTGAAAGAATTTTTTAAAATTGTAAGTAAGAAAAAACTGTTTACTAATCCGAGAGTTGTAATATGTGTTCCTGCAGGGGTAACACAAGTTGAGAAAAGAGCAGTAATGGATGTGGCTAAAGAGGCTGGGTCAAGAGAAGTTTATTTAATAGAGGAACCAATGGCAGCAGCAATTGGAGCAGGATTAGATATTTTTGAACCACATGGGAATATGATTGTAGATATAGGTGGAGGAACAACAGAAATAGCTGTAATATCATTAGGTGGAGTGGTACAAACTCATTCATTAAGAGTGGCAGGAGATAAGCTTGATGATGCAATAGTTGAATATGTAAAAAAGAAGCATAATTTATTAATTGGAAATAAAACAGCAGAAGATATAAAAGTGAATGTAGCTACAGCTGAAAAAGATGATAAAGAGATTTTTTATGAAGTAAGAGGAAGAAATATATTAAGTGGATTACCTAGAAATATAAAAGTTTCATCTAAAGAGATTGGAGAAGCAATTTCAGATTTAGTATATAGAATTGTAGAAGAAGTTCATGTTATATTAGAAAAAACACCTCCAGAACTATCAGCGGATATATATCAAAAAGGATTGGTTTTAGCTGGTGGTGGAGCTCTAATTAAAAATTTGGATAAAAAGATATCACAAGAAATAGAAATTCCAGTTTTGGTAGCTGAAAATCCATTAGAATGTGTAGTTACTGGAATTGGGAAATTATTAGAAGATTTTGAATATTATAAAGGTGTATTAATTTCACCAGAAACTGATTATTAA